DNA from Cardiocondyla obscurior isolate alpha-2009 linkage group LG17, Cobs3.1, whole genome shotgun sequence:
agaataaaaataatgtacaaaaataaaaattctcagcatatttttaataattcgaatatTATTCCCAATATTCGATCTTGATTTTGCCTACAGTACGTGAGCTTCGTACAAGTTTGTAGTTGAGCATTATAGACGATTTGCCTAATAAAAAGTCTAAAACAGTtcaatgaaaatataaaaaatatttctttctttgtatatataaacgtagtttttttttttttttttttttacgttttgcaTCAGTTTTCTACAACTCTGCATAGaggcgtaaaaattattacgcagACTAGAAAGGAATTAAATAGAACTAGCCCTGATAAGAACTATGAATATCGGTCTATGACGAGTTTTCTTTACCTCCATTCGGCCACTTTTCACTCTCAATTAAatgtgtatttaaataaattcgtaaGATTTTTTGACTCAATCTCACATTGTCATTTTCCTGTTTAAATcgattactttaatttatagtGTGATAACAAATAAAccttgtattttttaaatactatatttatatatttcatagtattaaattaatcaatttgagaaaaataaaattaaaaaaaattaaaaaacaggGAAAcaagtataataatattaagtcAAAATTTCTCACAAATGTGCAATATTTATATGGCAATCTCTCTCCGACGCTAAAATCGATGCTGCGTTTGTTCGACTTAGTATTTGCGGCGGGTCTATTTCAATCAGAAAAACTTTCTTACCATTTTCTTCAAGCCAGtgcttttcttctctttcttggTCGAGGAAGGTGTGGTGCTACTACTTCTTGACTCGTCGCTTTCCTCGATCAAACCATTTCCAGCTCTACCATTGGCACGATCGCTGACAGCCTGCAACGATCTGAAATCTGTAGAACTGGATTGAGAGGACCTGTCATTTGAATGTTCCGAATCTTGGCTCCATTCCCATTTCTCAGTAGAATTGGcgaataacttttttttacttctcgtACTTAAGGCAGTTTTCATAAAGGACGGCGAGCTCAGTTTCGCACCTTTAAGGATATTACCGGCTCTAAACGAGCCATTTTTTGACGACTTCCGTTCAGCCGTATTAAAAAACGAACTTGATCTTTTGATGGGCCTGTCGACGGTCACTAACGACGCATTAGGCTTAACGAACTTATCGACTTGGCGACCGAATTCAGAACTCATTCCTGATTCCGTTTCATaggcttttttttctgttgaaGGCTGCACAATTCGTTCTATTCTTTCTACTTGATCGTCGAACCAACCGACGGCGGCTTCGGGTGCGGATTCCGGCCTTTTACCGGTTGTATCTTGCAATTCTTTAGAATGTGGAGAGTCTATAGACGATGATCTTCTTGATGGTAACATCGTACCACCAGGAATCGCGTTCAACACACTTTTATAACGTACCACCTCTTGTCTCGTATCGTTATTAACTGTTCTAGTACCGGCGGCAACATCTTTCTtacgttttttctttcgctctttctttGTCTCATGGAGTCGATCGTCGATCATTAGCTCGTGATACGTTCCACTGATATGAGAAGCGATCTCGCTCGGTCGCcgctttttcattttctttgtCGCGACGTGAGAACTAAAGTTCTCTGCACTCTTTCGACGCGTAATGTTCTTTCTCGTATCCGACTCGAATTTTTCATCTTCAAAATCTTCTCTCCGACGGCAATaagagagaattaaaataatgactaCAACTTCTAAGCAAATTAACAAAGCATGCTGAACGATCGAAGATATTCGACTGCGCCAGCTATCTCGATCGTAAAGAAGAGTTTCGACCGATTTGGAAAGTATTACGATTTCTTCTCTTAAAGCGGCGATTTCTTCTGCTCTCTTTGCATCGCGCTCCTCGCTCTTTCGAGATTCCTCGCCCATAGCAGTTACCGCACGTTCCAATGAACGCTGCATTTCTTCAACTTGCTTTTTGTAACGGCGGCTTAATTCTTCTAAATATTGCCCACTGAGTGACATGTTTCTTTccaaaatctgaaaaaaataatattaattatattaattgtattaataaaatagtttacACATACTCatgtaattttatcttttttattcactttCTCATAAAACTTtcaacatttttctaaaataattttatcaataatgtattaaaaaaaatagtaataaaagatattcttTCTCACCTTAATTCTATTAGATAATCGAAGAAAAACAGATTCTTTTTGAGGAACGACGTTTGCTGTGGGCTGAGTCGCCGGCGAAGAACTAGACGTTCCATTTTGCATATTAGTCGTATCGACTTCCAATTCTTTTAAATCGGATAATAATGAATCCAACGAGAGAGGATCTTGAGATGACAATCGAGCTTCTTGCTCACTTAAATCTTTCGCCTGTTTTCCGTCTTGTTCGGTGACTTCTGTCTTGTTTGGTTTAACTTGCATAACAGTATCGGTACTTTCTGTGTCAGATATAGTGGTGTCGGTAGTTTCTTGACTGTCGACATTAACTAGCGGAACGTTGCTTACGGGTAACGTCGTCTCGGTAGGAGTCCCTATAATTGGCAAATCCTCAATGATTTTTGACGTTGGTGTTGGACTAGATGCTGGTGGAACGGTCGTCAACACTTGTGGTTGCAACGTCTCTTCTGTAAATTCCTTGCTGGGTTCCAAAATTGGTACGGATGATTCCTTTTTCAAGTCCTCTTTACTAAGTGTCTTCGTGGGCTTAATCTGCGATGCCAAGCTTTCAGGAAAGCTAGCTGATGTCTCTATAGTCACAATACTGATGTTCTCGTTCTTTTTGCCGATATCTTGAGGCAATGGATGCTGTCGAATTTCTTTAGAAGACGCAGACGGTTTACAAGCCGAAGGATTCGAGTCTAAAATACAAGGATCCACAATGGAAGATGTTTCGTGAGGAAAAGTGACTTCGACGTTAGGATCGATATTTTTAGTAGATAAAATGTTTTCAGGGGCAGTATCCTTAGATTTATTTACGGGAATTTCGTAGCTTGTATTCATTACTACCTTGCGTTCCTTGGTTGCTAAAACGTTGCACAATGCGATGATATATTCAGGTTTAAAAAAGTATGTCAGAAAAGACGCCTGAAAATCTTCCGCTAAATTAAAATGCGTTATACTGTCATGCtttgttttttcttcctcttttatcTGCCAAAACGATTCGATTTCAACGCCATGAAAATTACAGAGCCTTCCTCGCCTCAAAGTTTTGTTTACCAGATCAATACTAAGCAAGCCGTCTAATTGTTGATTTTTGCAACTGACTAGCTGAAAAACACTGGCAAATTTCTGATCGGTGCAGTTACCACAGAGTATCGTATATCTTGGCGTTGTACACCTTGTGTAGGAATTGTCTAGTATATTACCGTGATCAATACTTTGCTGTATTtgagtaatattattttcagtgaGACCGCTAGATTTGACCAGAATTTCTGCAGCTTTTTTAACTACACTTAATACAGCGTCGCGTGCGCTACCGAAAAGATTACTCGGCGAATCACCACCCTCGCTATCTAACAATTCTTCTTCGTCGCTatcttcgtcgtcgtcttcaTCCGTATTCTTCTCTTCTAAAGCCCCATTCTCTGTCTCAGTTTCTAGTACTTCAAACTCGCTGGTGCCATAAGCGCGAAACAATGAGACGGGACAAAAATGTTCCGAGCCATAGTGCGATTGGAGCTCGACTTTGATAAATTTGCCGAAAAAGTGAGGATGTAAGGCAAAGCTCTGAACGTCTTTCACGTCTTTGGCGGTGAACTGACCTACTAGACTCCAGTCTTTGGTAGGAAAGCGATCGCTCACATAAACAGAAAAGTCTTTCGGTGACGAGCTGAAGAGTTCAAAATTTGCCAGCTCAATTTTTTTCGCTTGTATCGCTTCGCACAGCTCTACGACAAACCAGATACGTGACGTGCAGGCGTTTAGCATATATTCGTCCCGCGTAGATACCAGAACATTTTTTGCACTATTCGCTTCGGGGTTGGCTGCGACAATTTTGGCGCCGCAATCGGGCGAAGCGTAATTCTTATTACGCATTTTCATGCCGCTTACACCTCGTCCCGGGCCACCCGGTGTCTGGACAGAAGCGTTTGGATGAgctgcaatataaaataaattgcaaataaaattgtttcgaaTAATAACgccgaatttattaaatcttacaTTTTATCtctacgttaaaataaatattatatcgacAGAATTAGCGCTActcactttttttcttttcggctTCCTCCAAACGTTTCTGGGCCCATTCGCTGAAAGACGGTATGTCTTCGTGAGGCTCGGTAGGACCTGAAGTAACGAGCCCATTTAGGATCACTGCCGCAGTCTCGTCTCTGCCGTCGCCTACTAATCGTGCTCTAGCTGCCGTGTCATTCAATTCTGGTGCTGTGGTGAAAGTGTCATCGACCTTCGACGACAATTCTTCGGGCACCTGAGCCTGACTAGCTTTTTCCTCCTCGACTCGTAGCTCTAAATCATCCGTATTGATCTTTCGCTCCGCTCTTACAATCATTACAACTTCCGACGGCTCCTCGGCAGCAATCTTCTTTAACAGAAGTACATCCTCTTCGTCCCCGAGAGCATTGGTGTTATTTGGTTGCTCCGTCGTCTCGTCGACGATCGGTGGCGGTGGAATCTGCGTCGTCGGCACAGCTTCCTTCCGATGCTCGGATTCTCTCGCTTGATTATCGTCAAGTAACGAAGAATTTTTGACGGACGATCGTGAAGAGAAATCGCGATCAATCTTCGGCTCGGCCAAGTTCTGCAATCCAGCCGCTGCGGTATCCACCAAAGTCAACACCACTGCCTGGCCGGTCTCGGAAATCCTGCGAAGAGTacataatattgtaatataatacagCATTATATATTCATGACATAATACGCTCAATAGCGAATAACAGATATagcgttttaaaatattaaaacggaGCAAACCGTAGTCACTTTCGGATGCATAgaatttttcatcgcgattatatacatatatgtttattcaatttttatatatatatattaaaaaaaaagaaaaaaagcgcaTGGTGATGAGAATCGAATAAACATTGAAGCAATATCGCCACAGTACGAGGCTTGGCGTATTAAAACGCGGGCAAAATTCGTAAATAAAGAGCCGAAGCCGTCATGTAAGACGTTAACTTGTACCCTTGTAACGCTTTCTCACCGATGATAGATGCATATAGGAATGCACCACAAAACCGCCAATACGGTAAGGTAAAAGGCGGCCGCTTGGAGAAGGTGTCTGTGTTGCCCGGCGGGATCGACAGTGCAATGCAGAGGATATCCGTCGTTCTTGCTCTCGACGGTGCCCTTGACCATGATTTCAGGTTGAAGGCACCACGCACTTCGGTAATCACTATTTCACCATTGCCTCCACGGCCGTCTGTCTAATCGTCGCGAGCCTCGTCTCCGGCTTACTCGTCATATTCACACTCCAACGTAAGTTTGCCGCACATATAAAAATGCTATCaggattatttttacgatGGTTCTTACGATAAGAACATGTCACACGTGTCGCGCGTTATATCACAATACTTCGCCGTTTGTTGTTCTCTATCTGGAAAGTCGAAAACGATTCGTAGTCGTATATTTCCCAAGAACCGGAATAAACTGCGGAATCGTGATAAATGTGGCTATTTACTTTTCCTTGACTCGTCGGCGTGCAATTTCTTGTCGCGGAATACTATTTCTCCTCGCATTTTAAATACTGAAGTTAAAGGGTACTTTCTGGGCGATTGGAAAAAAATCGTTTGCGTCGTGCGTTATACGGAAAGAGATCTTgcttcataattttaataaacttcaCCCGAATACGTAAATCGTGATAATTGCGGAATAAATAACGATGAGGTCGATTATTCGCGATATCTCTAGGAAGATGAAGCATAATGAAATTTGAGTGATATCACTCTGCTGTATACGTATACTCTCGTTTCTATCACGAGAGATTGCTTTATGCGCTAACGTGCCATTTATCTCTGGGTTCAATTAAAAGTTACGAGGCACGCAAACGTTTATGCGTATGCTTAGAATGCGCTATTAGTACCGCTATGCATATTCAATATTCGGATTTGGCTCGAGGGCATCACGTTTCCTTGCTATGCAACATCGGAATTTGACGGCTATCGGAaccgaatataataattcccAAGTCTTTATCCTGATTTACTAATATGCTAATATAATCTTCGGTAAACTAGTTTTAACAATGTAACGCTAGCTTCATCCGGGGATTCATTTAAAGTGGACTTTGAAAGATCATTCCTCAGGATGCggaatttgcaaataaatttctttggttttttttttccttctttttttttctttattctttttctttctttggtTATTCTGTCGCAAATCTTCTTACGAATCTTTGGTACCGCGACTGTAAATATCGCTCATGTATCTGCAAAGTCACACTAGAACGTATCGAACCcgcgagggggaggaaaaattGACATCCGTTCGCCGCTTCCGTTAACAAAGTTGATTATATCTCGATTACAACAATTGCCATCGAATAACCCGGCTTATCGCGCGTGCATTTAATCGGAACGAATGGCGCATTGTGAACAGACGAAGACGATGTCACCGCGAACAGTAAAAGTTCCGCGTCTCGAGATTGCTTCACGGTCTGGCGAATTGTCGATCAATGGACGAAGCCGGTTCGCAGAGAACGATCGCCGTCGAGTAAACCGCAATCCTGCCTGCTGCTGCATCAACGCGAGGCTGCAGCGAGGATCGATCTCGAATGCAATCGAGAGAATCCGGCTAAACTAATGTGACAGAGATCGGTTTCGGCGAAGTGGTTACCGAAACTCGAGGATAGACACGAAGTCGATGAAGAACGTGACCAGCTCGCCATCGATAAAAGATAAGGTACGTAAACGTATAATACGTAATTGATTCAGTCCTTGATACACCGGCCACCGCCATAATAATGTATAAGTATTTTTCGCATCGGTGCACGCGACATATTCATAGCCGCCGGCAGGTTTCATTCACGAACTACAATCATTTAACGTAGGCGAAACGCGTTAACGACGCATTTCCCGTTTCTTCAATGGGCTATTAATAACGCCTCGCGATTTAGAAGTCATTCACCATCCGCAATGTTACGTAATAACGCGATTATGCACATGATACGGCACCACTCTAATGTAAAGCACGCAGATAAAGCCATTAAAATGCGTGAGATGAAAGCGTTTAACGTGCACAAAGAACTGAAAATAGAAACGGCGATAACGCGAAAGCTTTATATTCATTGGACTGTTAATtcacttaatttttatataaggAATGGCTTAGAAGACTATAGAAAGGAACGTTTAATAGTATTTTCGTTTCTAATTAACATGCGTTTcatatataatagaaaaaatataaaaaaaagaaaagaaacggtaATTAGAATGACAAAAAGTCCTCTGCTAATATTTTGGCATTTTgtttgtaagaaaaatcatAACGAAGAGATTTACACGCAACGATAAGTGTCAATCGATGATGGTGAAAACgccataaaattaattagagaaaTGTATTCTCTAGAAAAGCGACCCGAGGATGGTACGTACGAATCTAGATTTTCACAAACCTGTTGGTCATAAAACTAGAACAACTCGTGGAGGCCCCAATTCGGgtgagtttttctttttcttttttttttcccgtgtAACTCTTGCTCGTTATAAACAAGCTGCCATTAAATATGTCACTGTTACCGCGTGCACACGTTACCTTCAGAATTATCCCGTTAATTATGCGAGAGAAACGTTAGTGCGATAGTCAATTTACATGGAGCTTCACGCATTAAGAGCTTCAATTGTCATCTAACATAATTAATGAGACTTATAAACGCTGGAAATATAAGCGTGGAAAAATTAACTCGTCGAAGTGCAAAGGTTTGGCTTACTAAATAGGAAAATACAAGACGGAGCGGGGTATTAAACGAAAGagtgagattaaaaaaaaaaagaaaccccgAAGAGCGattcctatcttaaaaaattggcgtaacgcgtaaattagctgttaattgtcATCtcttaaaaccgacgctgattagttTTCCCTTACTTGccttgcttcacgccaagcaAGGCATCATGCCTCGGCGGAGTAACTTTTAAGCAtgaactttttttaaataaaatctttattgaagataaaaagattatttctaataattacaTCACAAATATAGATCGTTACATATAGATACAAATTGCAGGTTGGTCGctagaattttaataagtattactCAACGTGAGAGTAGTGCGATGTAATACCAACAATTAAGTAAGCGATGCACGTGCTATCGAAAAGTCATTAACTCCTGTCTTCCTTCACATTTCGCCGTGAAAGTCCATTGAacgcaacgaaaaaaaatttaaatttattttaccacgccagtttaattaaaaaaattttgttagtaattcaaaaagaaaaattaaaaaaaatttcatgtataaaaatacatgtatataatcGGACAATTGAATTATGCGTAATCGAATCCAATCGGAGAGTTCTTAAGAAGCGCACTTTCTCGATCGGATATCGATGGCTCTTTATGATGGCAACTAAATAATGTTCCTGTTCGTATTAGCGCGTACATCTTTCATTGCATGTACTTAGGAGGATCGATAAATCTCCAATGACAGCGAAATCACGAAGTGACTACGCACGAAAGTAGCTTAGACATTCTATCGACTTAACGGCTTTCTAAGTAGCCTTTTCTCGGTAAGgtgcgtaaaaatataaagagcGCTCTTGACCATAGATCCTTTCTAACGTTACATCTTTCGTTTTGTCGTTCTATTAAGGAGTACACAATCGAAACGACAATCATTCGCGCCTTTCCATCATTATTCTTTAACGAGGCACCCTACTCCTCTTCGCGATTATAATCCTTAGCGCCGATCATTTTCTTAACTCGCGACGATACGAACAGGTTTGCGACATATTAAAACGACAATTCACCTTCTTGCTTGTCTTCCCAGTGTAATTCCGAGGAATGCACACGCAAAGATCCAATTccattaattactaattttgCAAGAGCGTCGTAGGTAAATTTGACTGATGGCTAAAAGTAGTTCTTCGTATATTTAGATAGACTTAACTAGCAAGAAAGCCAGGATGCTATTAGCGACTTTTAATGAAAGTCACATGATCGATGATTATGAACAAGGTGGACGCCAGAGAGAAGTCGAGACTTAAGCGGTAATAAATATCTTGCtcgcgcaaaaaaataaaaaaataaaaaaaaaaggaaaaagaaaaaaaaatcacgtttGCCAGTTCGTGCAAATTGACATTCGGCGGTAGAAATTAACGCGACAAATTAGTGACTGCAGAACGTTTaggtttccttttcttttcgctcCAGTACAAAGGCGCGATTTCTCTCGACTGACAGATCGTAACAATAGAACGAACGTGCTCGAGATCGATTGTGCGTCGATCGCTCTTGGTCTTTTCAACCGTCAGTGAAAACTAACAGGGAAATCCACAGCCCACACGCACGATGCGTGTTTGCGTTATAGAAATCGGGGCGCatctcgaaattttttttatacgagaTACGAGCGGGAGAACTTCGCTGATGATTATCAGAATTTTCCATTCTGTCGGCACCGCTCGGTACGCCGAGTGCTTTTCAAGGAACATCCTACATAAAGTAATAGGATCGGATCGCAAATATACCTAAATGATAGTTTCAAGTATCGTATCGATAACCATAGCTATCGACGCGAAAAATGTCGTAGTTTCGCTACAGCGGTTTACTTTACCGCCTACGTCGCAATAACTGCCTACGTTTATAGTGcgcgatttaaaagaaaacgcaGGAAACATTCTGGTACGTGGATCTAGAAGCTGCGCCGTCAACGCGATTTCAGTAGGGTTCGATTGCTTTTATATGGGACAAATTTATAGATCACGCTTGCAAGACACGCTTGTCGTAAACCTATTCCGATTAGAGCTGGATCTCACTCTAAgctatcagaaaaaaaaaaagaaaagaaagaaagagaaaaagggaagcGTGGTCTCACGCGATCGTTCGTAGTGTCGGCTTTTCCCTTCCTGTTCTCTTATTCGACTGCAGCCCACACGAAAACTCGACAATCGTCGCCGCGGAATTTCTTTACGGTTCCGACCACGTTTTTAAGGCGTGCCCGGCCGGCGGAATTATGTAGATATCGGTTTCCACGTGCATGCCTTTGTCACCTCCACAAGATCGATTAATCTGTCCGCGATTAGTTGGCATGTTGCCGCAACGAAGTCGCTGAAATGCGCGTGCGGCATGCGAGGAGCATTCGGAACGGAAACGTGACTCGTTGCGAAACCGATATGTTTACccgtaattattattccatTTCAAGCTGCTTATTCTCGAAGTTCATTGATTAACGCGACACGTAAAAGTCATCGCGAACTTGCGGGGACGGctagaagaaagagagaagctcGAGCGACAAGTAATTAATACTCAAAATTAATGCTAAACGGTTACGCCGTTCCTCGagcaataaattaaagttagtaaaagcaaaaaaaaaaaaaaaagaaatatcaggCAATTATAATCCCGACTAATGATTCCATTAAATAAGACCAtcacacgtaaaaaaaaaaatatatatatatatatatataactctTAAgtccaaattaaaaaaattctgactGCAGTAAGTTAATGACCTAAGCCGACCTAAAGGTAAAGCCAGTGGAGAACGCATTAAATAAACGTTTCGAGCTGCGATTTCGTGGTGAAACCACAGAAGTGAGAACGCGTCGATAGATGTGCTTTTCTTTACATAAACGTCAGCATAGTGGCTCATAAACCCGGTTGCAATAGTCCCCGACTAGACAACCGTTAATACAGTGTCGGTCGACATGTCTCGATACATTCTTTGCTGGACGAATGGCTTCGTCTGACCCTCAATAAAACTAACACAGCCTCGTAGGGTTTCATTAAATAGTATAAGCGGTCAACAACagcattaaaagaaaacctgTCATACGCGAGTTCACATAAGCATGTTATGCAGGTTTCAGAAGGAGTGTCTACCGTTTACCATTTGTATATCGACACGtgggaatatttaaaattattccggATACACGATAAAAGTCTCAATTTGTCTCGGATATAATTATCAACTTCAAACTTATTGAAACGGCTTTGAAACTTTGTTTCCTGTTAAACTgcatcgattttttttctttctttttagacAATCCTCATTTTGTAAACACGATAttgagaaaatgtttaaaaagtttcaaaataTTCACGATGTTTATCATTTTTTGCTCCTTCATCATTCGAAAAAGATAGCCCGTTATACCAGAGATAGAAGATTTCCACTGAAAAATTCTCCGCGAAAAAGGCAATATGATCAAAGTATTTTTGTCCCGCCTTTTAAGTGATCGTCTACGTGCTTTAAACGCTCGCAGAAATTCTTCCTCATTGAGACACGACGCTTGACCTCGCAAGAAAATTGGGCCACGACACATTGCGAGATGTTACAAATCTTAGTGGCGTTATTGCACATTCCGCGGATCGTTATTGCAGGCCACGTTATCAAATGATATCATGATACGGTCGCGGAGACAAGTCGCAACACTagcgtaaaatttaataagtataaataccgtgcaaagaaaaaaaaaataaaaaaaattacattttaatgaaaaaatgttagaaaaataattatgactCGAGTCGAAAAGTAACTTCGTCGAGTTCGAAGAGTGGACGAAGAAGAGAAACGGCGAATGATGGAAAGCTAGTAGAGAATTCGTTAacgatagagaaaaaaaaaaaagaaaaaaaaaaaagaaataaaaagaaaagtgttgAGAAGAAAAGCAAGAGGCCGAAGCAGTAGCCGGGGAACGAACTCGGAAAGAGTTATGATAAATTAAGCGAGTGGCCGAGCGTAGCAATAGAATGGACGTGGGTGGACGGGCAAGTATACACCGAGTATATTTTCATGCATGGTTCCCATTCGTGAACGAAGAATACAAATATTCTCACAATCGTTAGGGTTGCACTTTCTACAAATGCACCTTTCTCTATTAGAATCAATGACAATGAACTGCTGGCAATGAACGAATAGCTTTCCAGCTTCCGGCGCGACTTCTTGATTTTAAGTACTGTTTAAGCTTCGCTGTCGAGAAGAACGAAACGACGTCTCTATAATAATCGAGCTAACGAGAAGTCGCCTGCAACAACCTGGAGAGCACCGGTGCAAAGAAATGCAAAATTGTTCGCCGCGTTTCTTCGTTACATCCGCCAATATCCTATCTATCTTTTATCTTTCGCGAAACTTCGCGGAACATTTCGCGACGAAGTTCGCTCTTGCACCGAATTTCCAGCAGGCAGGCACTTCCACAAAAGGTCGTAATTCTCGGTCAGATTAGGCTACCTTTGGATTTATCGTTCCTCCCTTACATCTCTAATGCCATATTGtagtaaaattttacgagaGTTTACTACCCACGTTTTTAGTTAGAacggaaa
Protein-coding regions in this window:
- the LOC139109343 gene encoding SUN domain-containing ossification factor isoform X2; the protein is MVKGTVESKNDGYPLHCTVDPAGQHRHLLQAAAFYLTVLAVLWCIPICIYHRISETGQAVVLTLVDTAAAGLQNLAEPKIDRDFSSRSSVKNSSLLDDNQARESEHRKEAVPTTQIPPPPIVDETTEQPNNTNALGDEEDVLLLKKIAAEEPSEVVMIVRAERKINTDDLELRVEEEKASQAQVPEELSSKVDDTFTTAPELNDTAARARLVGDGRDETAAVILNGLVTSGPTEPHEDIPSFSEWAQKRLEEAEKKKTHPNASVQTPGGPGRGVSGMKMRNKNYASPDCGAKIVAANPEANSAKNVLVSTRDEYMLNACTSRIWFVVELCEAIQAKKIELANFELFSSSPKDFSVYVSDRFPTKDWSLVGQFTAKDVKDVQSFALHPHFFGKFIKVELQSHYGSEHFCPVSLFRAYGTSEFEVLETETENGALEEKNTDEDDDEDSDEEELLDSEGGDSPSNLFGSARDAVLSVVKKAAEILVKSSGLTENNITQIQQSIDHGNILDNSYTRCTTPRYTILCGNCTDQKFASVFQLVSCKNQQLDGLLSIDLVNKTLRRGRLCNFHGVEIESFWQIKEEEKTKHDSITHFNLAEDFQASFLTYFFKPEYIIALCNVLATKERKVVMNTSYEIPVNKSKDTAPENILSTKNIDPNVEVTFPHETSSIVDPCILDSNPSACKPSASSKEIRQHPLPQDIGKKNENISIVTIETSASFPESLASQIKPTKTLSKEDLKKESSVPILEPSKEFTEETLQPQVLTTVPPASSPTPTSKIIEDLPIIGTPTETTLPVSNVPLVNVDSQETTDTTISDTESTDTVMQVKPNKTEVTEQDGKQAKDLSEQEARLSSQDPLSLDSLLSDLKELEVDTTNMQNGTSSSSPATQPTANVVPQKESVFLRLSNRIKILERNMSLSGQYLEELSRRYKKQVEEMQRSLERAVTAMGEESRKSEERDAKRAEEIAALREEIVILSKSVETLLYDRDSWRSRISSIVQHALLICLEVVVIILILSYCRRREDFEDEKFESDTRKNITRRKSAENFSSHVATKKMKKRRPSEIASHISGTYHELMIDDRLHETKKERKKKRKKDVAAGTRTVNNDTRQEVVRYKSVLNAIPGGTMLPSRRSSSIDSPHSKELQDTTGKRPESAPEAAVGWFDDQVERIERIVQPSTEKKAYETESGMSSEFGRQVDKFVKPNASLVTVDRPIKRSSSFFNTAERKSSKNGSFRAGNILKGAKLSSPSFMKTALSTRSKKKLFANSTEKWEWSQDSEHSNDRSSQSSSTDFRSLQAVSDRANGRAGNGLIEESDESRSSSTTPSSTKKEKKSTGLKKMVRKFF
- the LOC139109343 gene encoding SUN domain-containing ossification factor isoform X1 → MRPRVLCVYWALLLTSTVSSGLLFLIVASESAQTKDSFFHPEKNETYGAYSNITLNYEDHESFESSSILDAEEVGVLKTNQYNLYGQQEATVSASFETITSDNAEEKQDIDILAESLTQQPNLSQGISETGQAVVLTLVDTAAAGLQNLAEPKIDRDFSSRSSVKNSSLLDDNQARESEHRKEAVPTTQIPPPPIVDETTEQPNNTNALGDEEDVLLLKKIAAEEPSEVVMIVRAERKINTDDLELRVEEEKASQAQVPEELSSKVDDTFTTAPELNDTAARARLVGDGRDETAAVILNGLVTSGPTEPHEDIPSFSEWAQKRLEEAEKKKTHPNASVQTPGGPGRGVSGMKMRNKNYASPDCGAKIVAANPEANSAKNVLVSTRDEYMLNACTSRIWFVVELCEAIQAKKIELANFELFSSSPKDFSVYVSDRFPTKDWSLVGQFTAKDVKDVQSFALHPHFFGKFIKVELQSHYGSEHFCPVSLFRAYGTSEFEVLETETENGALEEKNTDEDDDEDSDEEELLDSEGGDSPSNLFGSARDAVLSVVKKAAEILVKSSGLTENNITQIQQSIDHGNILDNSYTRCTTPRYTILCGNCTDQKFASVFQLVSCKNQQLDGLLSIDLVNKTLRRGRLCNFHGVEIESFWQIKEEEKTKHDSITHFNLAEDFQASFLTYFFKPEYIIALCNVLATKERKVVMNTSYEIPVNKSKDTAPENILSTKNIDPNVEVTFPHETSSIVDPCILDSNPSACKPSASSKEIRQHPLPQDIGKKNENISIVTIETSASFPESLASQIKPTKTLSKEDLKKESSVPILEPSKEFTEETLQPQVLTTVPPASSPTPTSKIIEDLPIIGTPTETTLPVSNVPLVNVDSQETTDTTISDTESTDTVMQVKPNKTEVTEQDGKQAKDLSEQEARLSSQDPLSLDSLLSDLKELEVDTTNMQNGTSSSSPATQPTANVVPQKESVFLRLSNRIKILERNMSLSGQYLEELSRRYKKQVEEMQRSLERAVTAMGEESRKSEERDAKRAEEIAALREEIVILSKSVETLLYDRDSWRSRISSIVQHALLICLEVVVIILILSYCRRREDFEDEKFESDTRKNITRRKSAENFSSHVATKKMKKRRPSEIASHISGTYHELMIDDRLHETKKERKKKRKKDVAAGTRTVNNDTRQEVVRYKSVLNAIPGGTMLPSRRSSSIDSPHSKELQDTTGKRPESAPEAAVGWFDDQVERIERIVQPSTEKKAYETESGMSSEFGRQVDKFVKPNASLVTVDRPIKRSSSFFNTAERKSSKNGSFRAGNILKGAKLSSPSFMKTALSTRSKKKLFANSTEKWEWSQDSEHSNDRSSQSSSTDFRSLQAVSDRANGRAGNGLIEESDESRSSSTTPSSTKKEKKSTGLKKMVRKFF